The following are from one region of the Halodesulfurarchaeum sp. HSR-GB genome:
- the gnd gene encoding phosphogluconate dehydrogenase (NAD(+)-dependent, decarboxylating), protein MELGVIGLGRMGQIVVDRVLDAGHDVVAFDIDEAARASADEMGAETVDSIPAVAESLSPTRYVWLMVPAGDPVDAALDELAPHLDADDVVIDGGNSHFEDSIDRAERIEPTYLDCGTSGGPAGAELGFSLMVGGEKGAYDDLEPVFDAVATGPEGHELMGPSGAGHYVKMVHNGIEYALMQAYGEGFELLAEGRYDLDLEDIARTWTNGAVVRSWLLELAEESFREEGSDLGDVADHVAGGSTGTWTVQESLEQEVPLPLIYQALAERFNSRSGPRLSRRLANRLRYGFGRHEIKRQ, encoded by the coding sequence ATGGAACTTGGGGTAATCGGACTCGGACGCATGGGGCAGATCGTCGTGGACCGGGTCCTCGACGCCGGGCACGACGTGGTGGCCTTCGACATCGACGAGGCGGCCCGGGCGAGCGCTGATGAGATGGGGGCCGAGACCGTCGACTCGATCCCGGCCGTGGCCGAGTCGCTGTCCCCGACGCGATACGTCTGGCTGATGGTGCCGGCCGGTGATCCCGTCGACGCCGCGCTGGACGAACTCGCGCCGCATCTCGACGCCGATGACGTGGTAATCGACGGCGGCAACTCCCACTTCGAGGACTCGATCGACCGGGCCGAGCGCATCGAGCCGACGTATCTCGATTGTGGAACCAGCGGCGGGCCGGCCGGGGCCGAACTCGGCTTCTCGCTCATGGTCGGCGGCGAAAAAGGGGCCTACGACGACCTCGAACCGGTCTTCGACGCGGTCGCGACGGGTCCGGAGGGCCACGAACTGATGGGCCCCTCGGGGGCCGGTCACTACGTGAAGATGGTCCACAACGGCATCGAGTACGCGCTCATGCAGGCTTACGGCGAGGGGTTCGAACTTCTGGCCGAGGGCCGCTACGATCTCGATCTTGAAGACATCGCCCGCACCTGGACCAACGGGGCGGTCGTGCGCTCCTGGCTGCTCGAGTTGGCCGAGGAGTCCTTCCGCGAGGAGGGCTCGGATCTGGGGGACGTGGCCGACCACGTCGCCGGTGGCTCGACCGGCACCTGGACGGTCCAGGAGTCCCTCGAACAGGAAGTCCCACTGCCCCTGATCTATCAGGCCCTCGCGGAGCGCTTTAACTCCCGCTCCGGGCCGCGACTCTCCCGCCGGCTGGCCAATCGACTGCGCTACGGCTTCGGTCGCCACGAGATCAAACGGCAGTGA